A DNA window from Paenibacillus andongensis contains the following coding sequences:
- a CDS encoding phosphotransferase codes for MHSKAEEIICQVPELNHEFIHFENFRGGLCNQTYKIQTKQSTYVLRINSRQNEYLNLTRRSEVEVMKKANREGFAPRVISDNHPEQFVVTEFIEGRVLEKDDLKGDHIKEMIMDRFKRIHRMEGQGRTCSPYDLIYGYLKGADQFQVKHPDGLNRILHRVEKIAHTRSDDKEYNGKFCHNDSFLCNMIYTGQQLQIIDWELSGVGDVFFELTLIPFTNQFSETDEREWLKLYFGYFEEETFHIFQDMKFVSMVREVVWGMFYSGITKEESHHDFDYYKFAEYCIQRIEHGIYQL; via the coding sequence TTGCACAGTAAAGCTGAAGAAATTATTTGCCAAGTACCGGAGCTAAACCATGAATTCATACATTTTGAAAATTTTAGAGGTGGGCTTTGCAATCAGACCTATAAGATACAAACCAAACAGAGTACATATGTTCTTCGCATCAATAGCAGACAAAACGAGTATTTGAACCTGACGCGCCGCTCTGAAGTAGAAGTGATGAAGAAGGCAAACCGCGAAGGATTTGCTCCCAGAGTGATTTCCGATAATCATCCAGAACAATTTGTAGTCACGGAATTTATTGAAGGTCGAGTGCTTGAGAAAGATGATTTGAAAGGCGATCATATCAAAGAAATGATTATGGATCGCTTCAAACGAATACATCGTATGGAAGGTCAAGGTAGAACATGTTCGCCTTACGATTTAATTTATGGATATTTGAAAGGCGCAGATCAGTTTCAAGTCAAGCATCCTGATGGATTAAACAGAATTTTGCATCGAGTAGAGAAAATCGCGCATACGAGGAGCGATGACAAAGAATATAACGGCAAATTTTGTCACAATGATTCCTTTTTATGCAATATGATTTATACAGGTCAACAGTTGCAAATCATTGATTGGGAGTTGTCGGGAGTCGGAGATGTGTTTTTCGAATTGACGCTCATTCCGTTTACAAATCAGTTCAGTGAAACAGATGAGCGTGAGTGGTTAAAGCTATACTTCGGATATTTCGAGGAGGAAACATTCCACATTTTTCAGGACATGAAATTCGTGTCGATGGTTCGAGAGGTAGTGTGGGGGATGTTTTACAGTGGAATTACTAAAGAGGAGAGTCACCATGACTTTGATTACTACAAGTTTGCCGAATATTGCATCCAGCGGATAGAACACGGGATTTATCAATTATAA
- a CDS encoding Gfo/Idh/MocA family protein: MKLGFIGCGVISTAHLEGLQQLKNEGKETFDLTAVCDLRQDRAEVFAAEVESRLGKRPEVYTDYRRMLEEGRLDAVSVLLDHDLHHIVAEDCFAAGVHVQMQKPLAISPSFGRKMLSDAKKYGKVMTLSEPSVLGADNVAMARAVRKGIIGSIFMIMDYATVTLGRKYFAGTAWRHMKGRAGAGWINDHGVHRTHFFTEVNGPIKEVFSYKEIFEKELSDGETIIRPSGEDTSVTVFRFENGGLGHWMCSTAAHGERTGGVWIYGSKGCFRPGKHAALEDGSIIPMSEIIERFAPDTVQNPFAHSYVELWEAIMDHKEPISSAERGLEALGVVFAALESATIGEPVNVQDIINGKMHAYEDSVIEEMKSFKK; encoded by the coding sequence ATGAAACTTGGATTCATCGGTTGCGGAGTTATTTCAACTGCACACTTGGAAGGTTTGCAACAATTAAAAAATGAAGGCAAGGAAACGTTTGATTTAACCGCTGTTTGCGATCTTAGGCAGGATCGGGCTGAGGTGTTTGCAGCTGAAGTGGAAAGTCGGCTCGGAAAGCGGCCCGAAGTATATACAGATTATCGCAGGATGCTGGAGGAAGGCCGATTAGATGCAGTATCCGTCCTGCTGGATCATGATTTGCATCATATCGTTGCGGAAGATTGTTTTGCTGCGGGAGTACATGTGCAAATGCAAAAGCCGTTGGCAATTTCTCCTTCCTTTGGACGGAAGATGCTTTCGGATGCGAAAAAGTACGGCAAAGTTATGACTTTATCTGAACCAAGCGTATTGGGAGCTGACAATGTTGCAATGGCAAGAGCGGTGAGAAAGGGTATCATCGGCTCCATCTTCATGATTATGGACTACGCGACCGTTACACTTGGGCGTAAATATTTTGCCGGAACGGCATGGCGTCATATGAAAGGAAGAGCGGGAGCCGGATGGATTAATGATCATGGTGTCCATCGCACTCATTTTTTTACTGAAGTGAACGGTCCTATTAAAGAAGTGTTTTCATATAAGGAAATTTTTGAGAAAGAGTTGAGCGACGGGGAAACCATTATACGTCCTAGTGGCGAAGATACGTCGGTAACGGTTTTTCGTTTTGAAAACGGCGGATTGGGGCACTGGATGTGCAGTACTGCTGCGCATGGGGAAAGAACAGGCGGGGTATGGATTTACGGCAGCAAAGGTTGCTTCCGTCCCGGCAAACATGCGGCGTTAGAAGACGGAAGTATCATCCCAATGTCTGAAATCATAGAGCGTTTTGCACCCGATACGGTGCAAAATCCGTTTGCTCATTCTTATGTGGAATTATGGGAGGCGATTATGGATCATAAGGAGCCGATCTCGAGCGCTGAACGGGGGCTTGAAGCCTTAGGCGTGGTATTTGCGGCATTGGAGTCAGCTACAATTGGCGAACCGGTTAATGTCCAAGACATCATCAACGGAAAAATGCACGCATATGAAGATTCGGTGATCGAGGAAATGAAATCTTTCAAAAAGTAG